Proteins found in one Sporosarcina sp. FSL K6-3457 genomic segment:
- the pruA gene encoding L-glutamate gamma-semialdehyde dehydrogenase, which produces MIPYKHEPFTDFTVEENKQAFLEALKTVEGYLGQDYPLIIGGERIMTEEKLVSTNPANKAEVIGSVSKASRDLAEKAMTVADETFNTWKKVKPEFRADVLFKAAAIIRRRKHEFSALLTKEAGKPWNEADADTAEAIDFLEFYARQMLKLKDGIPVESRPGEYNRFDYIPLGVGVVISPWNFAFAIMAGTAVAALVTGNTVLLKPASTTPVVAYKFIEVLEQAGMPAGVVNYIPGSGAEVGDYLVDHPRTRFISFTGSREIGTRIYERAAIVNEGQIWLKRVIAEMGGKDTIVVDNEADLELAAQSIVKSAFGFSGQKCSACSRAVIHEDVYDRVVARVEELTNALTYGDPADQSNFTGPVIDQASFDKVMSYIEIGKQEGRIIAGGTGDSSKGFFVAPTVIADLDPKARVMQEEIFGPVVGLTKAKNFTEALEIANNTDYGLTGAVITNNRFHIEQAREDFHVGNLYFNRNCTGAIVGYQPFGGFNMSGTDSKAGGPDYLQLHMQGKTTSEAF; this is translated from the coding sequence ATGATTCCATATAAACACGAACCATTCACAGACTTTACTGTAGAAGAGAACAAACAAGCTTTCCTTGAGGCGCTAAAAACAGTTGAAGGCTACCTTGGCCAAGACTACCCACTCATTATTGGTGGTGAGCGTATTATGACGGAAGAAAAATTAGTGTCAACAAACCCGGCAAACAAAGCAGAAGTTATTGGATCTGTTTCTAAAGCAAGCAGAGATTTAGCTGAAAAAGCAATGACGGTTGCGGATGAAACATTCAACACATGGAAAAAAGTAAAACCTGAATTCCGTGCGGATGTTCTATTCAAAGCAGCGGCAATTATTCGTCGTCGTAAACACGAATTCTCAGCATTGCTAACAAAAGAAGCTGGAAAACCTTGGAATGAAGCAGATGCAGATACGGCTGAAGCTATCGATTTCCTAGAGTTCTATGCACGTCAAATGCTTAAATTGAAAGATGGTATTCCTGTTGAAAGTCGCCCAGGCGAGTACAACCGTTTTGACTACATTCCACTTGGTGTGGGTGTTGTTATCTCTCCTTGGAACTTTGCATTTGCAATCATGGCTGGAACAGCAGTGGCAGCACTTGTAACAGGGAATACAGTACTTCTGAAACCAGCATCGACAACACCAGTTGTTGCTTACAAATTCATCGAAGTGCTTGAACAAGCGGGTATGCCTGCTGGTGTCGTGAACTACATTCCTGGATCTGGCGCTGAAGTTGGGGACTACCTAGTCGATCACCCAAGAACGCGTTTCATCTCCTTCACGGGTTCACGTGAAATTGGAACACGTATTTACGAACGTGCAGCAATCGTTAACGAAGGCCAAATCTGGTTGAAACGCGTTATCGCTGAAATGGGTGGTAAAGATACAATCGTTGTCGATAATGAAGCAGACCTTGAGCTTGCAGCACAATCGATTGTTAAATCTGCATTCGGCTTCAGCGGACAGAAATGTTCAGCTTGTTCACGTGCAGTCATTCACGAAGACGTCTACGATCGAGTAGTCGCACGTGTTGAGGAATTGACAAATGCATTGACATACGGTGATCCAGCAGATCAGTCAAACTTTACTGGACCAGTTATCGACCAAGCTTCTTTTGACAAAGTGATGAGCTATATTGAAATTGGTAAACAAGAAGGTCGCATCATCGCGGGTGGAACAGGCGACAGTTCAAAAGGATTCTTCGTTGCGCCAACTGTTATTGCGGATCTCGATCCAAAAGCACGCGTCATGCAAGAAGAAATCTTTGGCCCAGTTGTTGGCTTAACAAAAGCGAAAAACTTCACAGAAGCCCTTGAAATCGCGAACAACACAGACTATGGTCTAACAGGTGCGGTCATTACAAATAACCGTTTCCATATCGAACAAGCACGTGAAGATTTCCATGTAGGAAACCTATACTTCAACCGTAATTGCACAGGCGCAATCGTTGGTTACCAACCATTTGGTGGCTTTAACATGTCAGGTACAGACTCAAAAGCAGGCGGCCCGGATTACCTACAACTTCATATGCAAGGTAAAACAACTTCAGAAGCTTTTTAA
- a CDS encoding ornithine--oxo-acid transaminase, with amino-acid sequence MSVSEKVIVQTEKFGANNYHPLPIVISEAQGVWVKDPEGNKYMDMLSAYSAVNQGHRHPKIIQALKDQADKVTLTSRAFHNDQLGPWYEKICQLSGKEMALPMNTGAEAVETAVKAARRWAYDVKGVAEGQAEIIACIGNFHGRTMTAVSLSSEAEYKRGFGPMLPGIDLIPYGDIAALEAAITPNTAAFLIEPIQGEAGIIIPPAGFMKAARDLCKQHNVLFIADEIQAGLCRTGKMFACEWEDMEPDMYILGKALGGGVFPISCVVADKEILGVFNPGSHGSTFGGNPMACAVSIASLEVLEEEELANNSLELGNYFMEELKKIAHPSIKEVRGRGLFIGVELTEAARPYCEAFKELGLLCKETHDTVIRFAPPLIITKEELDWALERIKKVFA; translated from the coding sequence ATGTCAGTATCAGAAAAAGTGATTGTACAGACGGAGAAATTTGGGGCGAATAACTATCATCCGCTACCAATCGTTATTTCAGAAGCACAAGGGGTTTGGGTGAAGGATCCAGAGGGTAATAAGTACATGGATATGCTATCTGCTTATTCAGCTGTTAACCAAGGCCATCGCCATCCAAAAATTATTCAAGCACTAAAAGATCAAGCCGATAAAGTAACATTGACTTCACGTGCTTTCCATAACGACCAACTCGGTCCGTGGTACGAAAAGATTTGTCAACTATCCGGTAAAGAAATGGCGCTTCCGATGAACACTGGTGCGGAAGCTGTTGAAACCGCTGTCAAGGCAGCACGTCGTTGGGCTTATGATGTGAAAGGAGTTGCAGAAGGTCAAGCAGAAATCATTGCTTGTATCGGTAACTTCCACGGTCGTACAATGACGGCTGTATCCCTTTCATCTGAAGCGGAATACAAGCGTGGATTCGGACCGATGCTTCCAGGTATTGACTTGATTCCATACGGTGATATTGCAGCACTTGAGGCAGCGATTACTCCGAATACAGCAGCATTCTTGATCGAACCGATTCAAGGGGAAGCAGGAATCATTATTCCACCAGCAGGCTTCATGAAAGCTGCACGTGACCTTTGTAAGCAACATAACGTTCTATTCATTGCAGACGAAATCCAAGCTGGCCTATGCCGTACTGGAAAAATGTTTGCTTGTGAATGGGAAGATATGGAGCCGGATATGTACATTCTTGGTAAAGCTTTGGGGGGCGGCGTATTCCCGATTTCCTGTGTTGTCGCAGACAAAGAAATACTCGGCGTCTTCAATCCAGGCTCACACGGATCGACATTCGGTGGTAACCCAATGGCATGTGCTGTATCTATCGCTTCTCTAGAAGTGCTAGAAGAAGAGGAATTAGCGAATAATTCACTTGAACTAGGAAACTATTTCATGGAAGAGCTAAAGAAAATTGCCCATCCGTCGATTAAAGAAGTAAGAGGACGCGGATTGTTTATCGGTGTTGAACTAACAGAAGCGGCACGCCCATATTGTGAGGCGTTCAAAGAACTTGGACTGCTTTGTAAAGAAACACATGATACAGTAATCCGTTTTGCACCACCACTCATCATCACAAAAGAAGAATTGGATTGGGCGCTTGAAAGAATCAAAAAAGTTTTTGCCTAA